The following proteins come from a genomic window of Gottfriedia acidiceleris:
- a CDS encoding peptide ABC transporter substrate-binding protein produces the protein MKKKVSYFLSLSVAVSMLLSACNSDNSNDGKKETAKAKPQVLNLLGGAELPSLDSSTSTDAESFNVLGNIMEGLNTLGKDDVVQPGIAESFDKSADGLTYTFHLRDAKWSNGDPVTAGDFVYGWKRAADPKNASEYAFMLNVLQNGEDVTTGKKPVDQLGVKAVDDKTLEVKLAKAIPYFDSLVTFPTFLPLNQKYVESQGKNYGLEASNLIFNGPFELSEWKHDESYKLVKNPDYYDAKDVSLKEINFKIVKDPQTGVNLYESGDVDRAGLTAEFVDKYKSSPDYGTTKEPTVFFLRVNESKNPALKNVNIRKALNEAFDREAITSVILNNGSVPLYGLAPSNFLDANGKDFRDASGQLVKYDPADAKTLWEQGLKEIGKKDVSIELLGSDTETNKKISEYLQGEFTKNLPGLKINIKSVPFAQQLDLNSKKDYDISFGGWGPDYKDPMTYFDMWTSQSPFNQMGFSNKEYDKLISQAGSEFLLDPTKRSDAFLQAEKILVQDNAAILPIYQRAIAYVMKPKVTGLIEHAFGPDYTYKNVVIK, from the coding sequence ATGAAAAAGAAGGTATCGTATTTTCTATCTTTATCTGTTGCTGTGAGCATGCTTTTATCTGCATGTAACTCAGACAACTCAAATGATGGTAAAAAAGAAACAGCAAAAGCAAAACCACAAGTATTGAACTTACTAGGCGGAGCTGAATTACCAAGCTTAGATTCAAGTACTAGTACTGATGCTGAATCTTTCAACGTTTTAGGTAACATTATGGAAGGTCTAAACACGTTAGGTAAAGATGATGTTGTACAACCAGGTATCGCAGAATCTTTTGATAAATCAGCTGATGGTTTAACTTATACATTCCACTTACGTGATGCTAAATGGTCTAATGGTGACCCTGTAACTGCAGGAGACTTCGTTTACGGATGGAAACGTGCTGCAGATCCTAAAAATGCATCTGAGTATGCATTTATGTTGAATGTATTACAAAACGGTGAAGATGTTACTACTGGTAAAAAACCAGTTGATCAATTAGGAGTTAAAGCTGTTGATGATAAAACTTTAGAAGTTAAATTAGCAAAAGCTATTCCATATTTTGATTCTTTAGTAACTTTCCCAACATTCTTACCTTTAAATCAAAAATATGTTGAATCTCAAGGTAAGAACTACGGTTTAGAAGCATCTAATTTAATTTTCAATGGTCCATTTGAATTATCAGAGTGGAAACATGATGAAAGCTACAAGTTAGTTAAAAACCCTGACTACTATGATGCTAAAGACGTATCATTAAAAGAAATCAACTTTAAAATCGTAAAAGATCCACAAACTGGAGTTAACTTATATGAGTCTGGTGATGTTGACCGTGCTGGTTTAACTGCAGAGTTTGTTGACAAATATAAATCTAGCCCTGACTACGGAACAACTAAAGAGCCAACTGTATTCTTCTTACGTGTAAACGAATCGAAAAATCCAGCTCTTAAAAACGTTAACATCCGTAAAGCTTTAAACGAAGCATTTGACCGTGAAGCAATTACTAGCGTAATCTTAAATAACGGTTCAGTACCTTTATACGGTTTAGCTCCAAGTAACTTCTTAGATGCTAATGGTAAAGACTTCCGTGATGCTTCTGGACAACTTGTAAAATACGATCCAGCTGATGCTAAAACATTATGGGAACAAGGATTAAAAGAAATCGGTAAGAAAGATGTTTCAATCGAATTATTAGGTTCAGATACTGAAACTAACAAAAAAATCAGTGAGTACCTACAAGGTGAATTCACTAAAAACTTACCAGGTTTAAAAATTAACATTAAATCAGTTCCATTTGCACAACAATTAGACTTAAACTCTAAGAAAGATTATGACATCTCATTCGGCGGATGGGGTCCAGACTACAAAGACCCAATGACATACTTCGATATGTGGACTAGTCAAAGCCCATTCAACCAAATGGGATTCTCTAACAAAGAGTATGATAAGTTAATCTCACAAGCAGGTTCTGAATTCTTATTAGATCCAACTAAGCGTTCTGATGCATTCTTACAAGCTGAGAAAATCTTAGTACAAGACAATGCTGCAATTCTTCCAATTTACCAACGTGCTATTGCATACGTTATGAAGCCAAAAGTAACTGGATTAATTGAGCATGCATTCGG